The following nucleotide sequence is from Nomia melanderi isolate GNS246 chromosome 10, iyNomMela1, whole genome shotgun sequence.
agatggACAGAGATCCGTGAAAGTGTCTCCAATCACTTCGAcctatttttttcttctccttttttttttaattagattAGGTTACacgtatatattatactatagtcACAAGTACAGTCGTTGAAATAGTTGTGCCAGATAGAAACAGGTCACCGACAATGATTACATCGATTTTCAACATGTTCTGTGCCACCCAGGCCACCTATGTTGGAAGCATGTGTTCGATTATGCAAATAGTCACTCGTATTTTAATGTATCGTGAAAAACGCGCGAAACACTGCGCACTCGACACTGCAAAAAGATCAATGTACATTAGTTAAGTTTCATTTGATTAATGGATTCCTGGATTTCAAACAAATCAAATACCTCCAAATTCTATCGAATCCTTTACTAAAGACAATTTTAGACAAAAATCTGCTATGTACGTACAAAAACTATCGTTTAATCTCTAATCACTTCAACGTGCTACTGAAAATCTCCAATTCCAGGAGACACAGAACGTGTTAACGTTTCTATTATATCTGTTAGCAGTTTACGATTAATCTTCTCGTTTCTTCTCCCATTTAGAATCTCGTTCCTATTGTGTTCAAAGCTTCTttttctacatgtaaaaatacacTTATATATGCACCGCAATAAACTCTCGATTATACAACTTCAGAGCGTACCATTCCACATATGTAAACATGCTTAGGTTTCATGAACGCATGTTCTATGTTACGCACAGTGACTCGAATTTTTCTATCGAGAGACATCTTAATTGTTATTCAAACAAATAAATTGCATTTTTTTTGTTACTAAAAATTTGAACCAATATCGCGTAAGTATTACTGTTTacattaaagtattatataagaTCTATTAATCATGCTCGAAACGTGATCTTGTTACTTAACAACCTACAGATAACAGTGTTATACATAATTCAGAACTTTTTATCGTTTTTGGGAATTCGCGAGTCACTGCGTATAACGCGTACACTCACATGCTCTACACTTATGAGCATGCGACAATGAAGCTCGAGGCAAATCTATAATGACAGAGATGACAGTTTTAATCGACTATTCCCTAGCCCTCGTAGCCATTGTTCTCCATTAGAAACATGCAACGATCGTTTGTAACGTTGAATGCTCGTCGGCCGTTGCAAAAATTGTTACGTCACTCTATGCAAGTATATACATCAGTATTCGATTAATTGatccatagaaaaatttacactgaataaaagtttcattctttCCCCCTTTAGGAGCAGGGCCGTGCTCGTCAACGGGCGAGTGTGCACGAGGGACGGCCATTTTTGGTCTGTTTTAGTGTTGTTCCGCTTGGAAAATTCCCTTCAACGCTTCATACACGTTGAATCTCACATTGACACAACATTAAGCCGACCAATGCGAATACACCTTTGATAGCGTTTCAAACGTGATCGagatattattgaaaagatCCATGGAATACATTCGGATTATCGCTTAATCTTTGTTTACTTCTAGATTATCGCGCGCGTCCCGTAACAAACGCGATAAACACTTGGAATGAAACCTTACAGGCGACTTACCCTACTTagaaaaaagtgtaaaatttgTCCGTGTTTCATTCCATGTATATGATTACGTTTACGTGTGTTTATCGTATAAATCGGATTCGCGTGTCCGCGTATGTCGCATTAAAAGGGCAAATAAAGGAAGAGTACAGTATTttttgggaaattattaaagaaaaataaaagagctGTTTCAGACGTCAATTTCGAATTGTGCGCTAACGCGTCGACGTTTATTGCACGTAAATTTTGCGTGACGTATTATTTCCATGCAAAAGAAAATTCTGACACAAAGTTAGGACAATATTGCGTCGTGAAGAGCAGAGTACAAGTTTGAATGAGTGTCTCAAATACTTCGTTCTCGAATAAAGTCGAAGAACTGCGGTGTCCACGTTACAATACCCTTTACGTTTGTGTCCGTGTCACGGATGTGTCTCAATTTTGACGTACGCGCAGTTCGATGTAAACGTTTTGCACGTGTCGTCGAACCGACGTGAATAATCAGCGTATACCGCGCCCCGTGATCGTCGAATTGGCACTGCTCGCTACATGATAGTTTCGTCAATCGGTCGGCGATTACAAAACGAAAGGAAACCTATGAAACTAGAGGTCGACTTTGATCATCGAACATAAATGTTCACATCTTAACAACGAATATACGTATACATCGgcgtatatatgtgtatatattaacattaacgtTACAATATATTACCTGCGCTATCGTCGATCCGCCTATCGTtcgattaatataaatacaacaaGTTAACTCTACCGGGGTTATGCAGAAAGGTGTACGAAACGGAGAATGGAAAACAATTATGTATcgcgaaaaaagagaaactcaTCCTCCCCGGTTCTAACCCCGACGAAACTCTCGGCAACGTTCGAGCAACGAACCGAAGCGCGTACGAGCTCTATGGAAacaaaattttcagaaaatcaatttcgatCGGACCGTTACAATAAATACAAACCAAAGGAAAATACGGTGCGTTAATTCTTATTCGCTAACACTGTTTGTTATCCGCTCGTTTTCCCAGCTTCGCGAATAAACTACAaaagacaaaaagaaagaaaaaagaaacagaaaaacgaTCTCGGAAACGTTGTCTACGGTACGCGTGTACCGAACGTATTCCGTTCATTTGAGCGACTCGAACCTACAAACTATTAGCTAAGTACTAGAGCTTCCGGCGAACGCGTTCGCCGGAAGTGGGCCTGTCGCTTCGTAAGACAAAGCAATACGATTACGGGCATCAATCGGCGAGTGGCAGCAGAACGCAAGAgtaaaaaagggaaaagagagaagaacACAGAATTTATTACAGGGAGACTTTCAGCGACGTCGCGTGAACAAAATTCGTCCGCGGACGACTCCCGGCGAGCATCCTCGGTTTTAAAGCTATTCAAGTGATTACCGGAGGTACATCGAACGTTTGGACAGTCGACAAAAATTTTGATTCGGTTCCAAGAAAGATCAGTCCCTTCCGTCGGCTCTTATCCCTACCGGATAAAGCGAAATTGCTCGGTCTGCTTCTTGCCGCCGTCACGGGTCCCCGGAAGTGAGTGGCTCTCGCTCGTCACAGATCAAAGAAGAACCCGTTCGCAACTTGCACTCCGTTTACCTCCTCAACGTGTGCGATTCCCCGCGATACCTGCGCTCGGATAGAATTTACGCGACGTTAGCTACCCACCCAAAGAGATTCCCTTTTCGTTCCTCTTCCGGCCCGTTCCTCCTTCTCGCTTACTTGCTCTTACTCTACGAGTATATTAGAATATGTGCACACTTCAGGTGTGCACAGCCGATATGGTGAGAACGGACGTGACCGCGTCACCTAGGACTCGAGGGTGGTCGTAGGAGGATTCGTCGACGGCGTGTACGACATTTCCATGGTGATGCCAGCGCTGCTTCGACGGAACCTCGACGGGATCTCGGTGCTGTTGCGCGGCTTACGTCTGCTCAGATGCCTCTCCACCCACTTCAGCATGGTCAGCACCGAATCTGTGCTCGGCAGACGTCGCTCTGCTGAGGTGCGTATTATGTGCGACGATGCCACCCGGAACGTGGCCGCCATACCCTTCAACGCCTGTGGAATACGCGATGGTTCTATGTTATAGGTAGAGCTCGTGATAGGTCGCACGCTAGATGTCCGATACTCCCATGAAGTTATCACGAAAATGTTCGTTAATTGATAAAGCAGGTAGCACGCTAGGTGTCCGATTTTAATCCTCTCAtggatttattttaaaaatgtttattaaccgACAGAACGGGATCTACCTGTAGTCCTGTCTAGACGGAGATTCCTCTGACTATTGaacttttaaagaaaatttatatatatattcgtttcGCTAACTCTGCAGTCTATCTCAAGTGAGTTTATATATGTTGGGAAAAGATCATGAATGATCCTGGACGAGCTAGAATAGctaaacgaaaatataatatattttgtttaaaaaatcaaacTTGCATCTGTCGTAAGGCGTTACTACGTTTGTAATTCGAATGCTGGTGCTGTGGACCAAAGACTGTTAAATCCTCCTTCGGTGATGTGATCGTGTGAATGAAAGCAATCAAGTTTGTCCGAGCAATTTGAGAACATCACATGGAATTCGTACCCTCATTGCGTCTTCGTCTGTCACGTCGTCACCAGCATAGATAATCCTGATTCGCTCGCTCCAATCCAAACCGAAGGCTGTGCGCAGGATATAGATGGATGCGTGACCCTTATTCCACTCAACCGGCGGCTTCGCTTCGATAGCACAGTGCGCGGAGCAGGCCTTGAAACCGGAATCCTGGATGATCTTCTTCGCCTGCTCGATCATCTCTGGACGACGTTCCATCGGCGTCTCACGATAATGGAACGTCAACAACGCGCCCTTGTTTTCTACCCAGGCGCCATCCCTGCATAGCTGTGCTCCATAAAGATCATTCGTAAATCAATACGACGAAGCCGCTtataaagagaaaaaaaaatagagtACCCACCTGCTCCTGCAATGTTTGCATCAAGTTCGCCACTTTGCCCTCAAGTTCACCGGGCATCGGATGAACGAACTTGCTACCGTCCGGGTGCAGAATCTCCAGGCCATGGTTACCAGCATACGTGATACCTTCTATGCCGACCATCGACTTAACGTTGACCACGTTCCTACCTGATATAATTGCTATGTACACGTCAGACATATTAGATAGCCTCTGCAAGACGTTCTTCGTCTCCAGAGGTAAAATCGCGAGGTCTGGATGCGTCGCGATAGGCGCTAGGGTACCATCGTAGTCCAGCAGCAGGGCCAACTTATGGTTCTCGCCGATATACCTAGGGGACATGTGTTATCACTGGAACGTTACCCGGCTTTCATCATGAGTCAGGTCGCATTCGCACGCGCGGGCCCGCCGTCTTCCAAAAGCGTTTCGCTTCAACAAGTTTCTCCTCCAGCCGCGTCGGTCAGGACACGGACAAGAAGACCCAACAAAATTTTGTTCTTAAATCCCCGTCATTCACGTTACTCATTGGATACAGTTGGGAGCGTTGGGAATTTCTTGGGAAAATTTTTGGCGACAGGACATGGACTTCCAAGGGACACAGAATACGTGcgaaagttaatttaaaaaaaggacCACGGTGTTAAACTCTCGGAGGACATGCCGGCCCTAAGAACTTGCAGCGTTGCCTATCATTGGTGACTGTGCTTCTGTACCAATCTCCTAATCAGGTGGAATGACTTCGAAAAATGAGCTTAAAGTTCAAATAACGGGTGCAACTTGAGACGGGCTCAAGCGAGAAAGCGATAACTTCGAACACGCAAATATGCGGCAAGTATCTTTCAGTATTTATCGCAGGGCGACGTGTATCCCATATGTCGAGCCCAAGGCTGCAGTATTCTGATGCGTAAAAACGACACCAAATCATCTTTGGGTTCTTGACTCTTGATACTAAACAGCGTTATCGTCATCAGAGTCTCCTCATCTGGAATTCTAAAATAATGAACTTTAAATCCATTTTCGAAGGCGATCCCAGTGGTTAGCGGATTAAATATAGTGTCATACGATCTATCCTAAACAGACCTTTCCGCGAATCGACAGAAATCGCTGCAGGCTCATAGGGTCAGCATGCCCCCCTACGAGTTAACATGGTCACTTGTCAAGCCAGAATTTTAGTCATCGAGACTATCGGAAGCACCAtagtatacaatttatattttcccaCGCTGCGACGTACCCAAACTCatgcttaatttaattaaatcagttGGATACTTAAATTGtacacatttttttctttctttttatatatatacgcattccatttgaattatttcattaaacaaaaattatatatttagaagCATCCCCAATATATAATGTGTATAAGCAAACTTTACTAAAGCCACCTGCACGTGGCTTCAATCAATACAGTTTGCTTGTAACATTAAAATGCGATTAATCATTGGACAAGGATATcttagtgttaaattgttaacACCTTAAGAGTACTTAAATGTACATTATTGGTTCCCGTTTAAGCGTGTGCTCTGGTCGGGCCCAGTCATGCACATCAGATAACTCCAATGATACCTACTTGCTCAAATAATCATCGAAGTCGTCCATCGTCACCGGCTGCATCGTCGTTGCACCGACGGAGTCCCGTTCTTCCAACGAACCCATCACCTGCAGGAAACTCTTCATCCAGTAATTGACATCATAGATCCTCTCGCGACGCCTTAGATGATTCATTCTTAATGTGCGCTCATCTTCTGGCATGGTAAGTGCTCTGAAATCGATAATCGCAAGCGTAAATTACTtagacatttaaaattaattaagaagaattattttactattttgaatttttgtaagCGACTCTTTCAGTGCAAACCACTTGCAAAATCTTCTAGGATCATTATCAAAATTCACAAAATACCTGTGTATAACTTCTGCAGCTTCATCGATCTCATAAGGGTTGCAGATCAAGGCCTCGTGCATCATTTCACCAGCTCCAGCGAACGGAGAAACGATCAGCACACCGGGTGGTGTGTTGATCTGACACGCGACGAATTCCTTCGCTACCAAATTCATTCCATCCCTGAGGGGCGTGACGAGAGCGACAGCAGCATCCCTGTAGAAGGCTGCCAACTCGTTCTGACTCACGCAACCATAGATGTAGCGGATGGGCGACCAATTAGGTGTCGTGAAGCGACCGTTGATGCGTCCGATCAGTTGGTCCATCTCTAGCTTCAAATCCTGATACTCGCGCACGTCTGTTCGTGAAGGTACAGCGATCTGAAGCATGGTTACCTAGAAGGAAACATTCTCTGATCAGTTGATTGATTCTTTTGCAGTAAACCTTTAGTTATACAAGATGATCCAGAAGGAACTGATTTAATATGTGTAACAAGTGTAATTGTCTTTAATATCCAAGAATTCATACAATTCAAATTTCATCATCTTCTATAATTTCAACAACTCAGAGGTTGAAGTGACTAACTCCATTTGCTGAACTATATCAAACATTAATGTCAAAATAACTTTAATTGATAATCTAATTGTCGTCTGTATCGAGGGCTTAATAAATTTAACGGATGAATGATTTCACTGATTACCTGTTCACGATGTTCTGGATGTTTCTCCAGCAGCATCTCGAAAGCTTTCAGCCTGTGAACCAGCCCCTTCGTGTAATCAAGACGATCAACGCCAAGTACAATCTTCTGATTGGTCAGCATGACTTTGTTCGCAGTCTCGGCCAGCGAAACGAATCTGTCGAAGGGAATACCGATTGGCAGAGGTCTGACACGCACGGTTCTGCCACCGTGCTCCACCAACAGGTTCTTGCGGTCGACTCGACAGCCGAGCCTTCTCTGGCAGCAGTCGACAAAGTTCAGACAGTAGTCCTGAATGTGAAAACCGACCATGTCGCAACCTAACATGCGATTGcattttcatcaaaattggGATCCTACTGTTGAACACAGATTAACGATTTCCGGTCGGATATTGATTGTCAATAGGCTGGCTGCAGTCAGACCGTCAATTACTTAAGGTCATTTGAAATCAATTCGTTCAAAATGGTTATTGAGATTATACGGCTGACCGTGCCCGTTAATGAGCTATCGGTGTTAATTAGTTGCATTTAGATCATAGATATCAACGTacgtaattataattgatttgcTTCATTAGCATTCGAACATTGATTAGTGGCCGACGCAAATAACAATTACGttataaattctaatttaatcaaatttcaaattattttataaatgaacttttatatttatgctCAAGTTACCATTGAACTCTCCTCACAAGTAACATTAAATTAAGAGAAGTATCATCTTCAATCTTTGATTAAACTTGAGCAATTGGTGCAACTTTGACAACAGCCACCATCGACTTCAATTCCGATCGCAAAAGTGTAAGTATGTCGTAACATAACTACGTTCGGATGTACTCATTACTTTTTACATTATAAGTGTCGTGAAAGAATAGtgctaaatttaaattaaccaggtgctatttctattttttaaagtaaatttgtatAGGTTTCTTTTAACATCCGAGGTCTTTAGCAATGTTTAACTTTACCGTGTAAAATTGCTCTTCGTTCGTCATAATTATATGCATTTGAGATAAAgtcataattaaattcttagAGTTAGAACATGTTCATACCTACAGCCGAACGTACGCATGTTAGTACACAGTATATAGAGACAGACTAACCGAGCATTCCCTGAAGGATTTCATCAGCCCATGGGAACAATCTGAATATGTCCCATGGCGGGAAGGGGATGTGAAGGAAGAATCCCAACTTTAACCTGAGATTCTTCTCGTCGGCCGCCTGCCGGATCCAATTCGCGGCCAACATCAAATGATAGTCGTGCACCCAGACCAACGGCGTGCCGTTCGATTGATTTTCCTGCTCCTTGTGAATTTGCTCCAGCGCGCCGACCTGAATACGAAATCGGCCGTTTATTACGCACAAAAATTCGACGGCTCCAAACGTGggaattaaaaatcaatatcgtTCGATGAGGCTCACCGTTTT
It contains:
- the Tps1 gene encoding trehalose-6-phosphate synthase 1 isoform X3, which gives rise to MHMENPNEPIPESDPNDRTPTAGLLSRKVVAVHVEPSVFDSYYNGCCNGTFWPLFHSMPDRATFIADHWRAYSTVNEEFAAKTVGALEQIHKEQENQSNGTPLVWVHDYHLMLAANWIRQAADEKNLRLKLGFFLHIPFPPWDIFRLFPWADEILQGMLGCDMVGFHIQDYCLNFVDCCQRRLGCRVDRKNLLVEHGGRTVRVRPLPIGIPFDRFVSLAETANKVMLTNQKIVLGVDRLDYTKGLVHRLKAFEMLLEKHPEHREQVTMLQIAVPSRTDVREYQDLKLEMDQLIGRINGRFTTPNWSPIRYIYGCVSQNELAAFYRDAAVALVTPLRDGMNLVAKEFVACQINTPPGVLIVSPFAGAGEMMHEALICNPYEIDEAAEVIHRALTMPEDERTLRMNHLRRRERIYDVNYWMKSFLQVMGSLEERDSVGATTMQPVTMDDFDDYLSKYIGENHKLALLLDYDGTLAPIATHPDLAILPLETKNVLQRLSNMSDVYIAIISGRNVVNVKSMVGIEGITYAGNHGLEILHPDGSKFVHPMPGELEGKVANLMQTLQEQLCRDGAWVENKGALLTFHYRETPMERRPEMIEQAKKIIQDSGFKACSAHCAIEAKPPVEWNKGHASIYILRTAFGLDWSERIRIIYAGDDVTDEDAMRALKGMAATFRVASSHIIRTSAERRLPSTDSVLTMLKWVERHLSRRKPRNSTEIPSRFRRSSAGITMEMSYTPSTNPPTTTLES
- the Tps1 gene encoding trehalose-6-phosphate synthase 1 isoform X1, whose translation is MALEHHQHPSNNELPPGSFSSNGSMIVVSNRLPFVLKRNEVTGQLERKASAGGLVTAVAPVVISGNGVWVGWPGMHMENPNEPIPESDPNDRTPTAGLLSRKVVAVHVEPSVFDSYYNGCCNGTFWPLFHSMPDRATFIADHWRAYSTVNEEFAAKTVGALEQIHKEQENQSNGTPLVWVHDYHLMLAANWIRQAADEKNLRLKLGFFLHIPFPPWDIFRLFPWADEILQGMLGCDMVGFHIQDYCLNFVDCCQRRLGCRVDRKNLLVEHGGRTVRVRPLPIGIPFDRFVSLAETANKVMLTNQKIVLGVDRLDYTKGLVHRLKAFEMLLEKHPEHREQVTMLQIAVPSRTDVREYQDLKLEMDQLIGRINGRFTTPNWSPIRYIYGCVSQNELAAFYRDAAVALVTPLRDGMNLVAKEFVACQINTPPGVLIVSPFAGAGEMMHEALICNPYEIDEAAEVIHRALTMPEDERTLRMNHLRRRERIYDVNYWMKSFLQVMGSLEERDSVGATTMQPVTMDDFDDYLSKYIGENHKLALLLDYDGTLAPIATHPDLAILPLETKNVLQRLSNMSDVYIAIISGRNVVNVKSMVGIEGITYAGNHGLEILHPDGSKFVHPMPGELEGKVANLMQTLQEQLCRDGAWVENKGALLTFHYRETPMERRPEMIEQAKKIIQDSGFKACSAHCAIEAKPPVEWNKGHASIYILRTAFGLDWSERIRIIYAGDDVTDEDAMRALKGMAATFRVASSHIIRTSAERRLPSTDSVLTMLKWVERHLSRRKPRNSTEIPSRFRRSSAGITMEMSYTPSTNPPTTTLES
- the Tps1 gene encoding trehalose-6-phosphate synthase 1 isoform X2, which encodes MIVVSNRLPFVLKRNEVTGQLERKASAGGLVTAVAPVVISGNGVWVGWPGMHMENPNEPIPESDPNDRTPTAGLLSRKVVAVHVEPSVFDSYYNGCCNGTFWPLFHSMPDRATFIADHWRAYSTVNEEFAAKTVGALEQIHKEQENQSNGTPLVWVHDYHLMLAANWIRQAADEKNLRLKLGFFLHIPFPPWDIFRLFPWADEILQGMLGCDMVGFHIQDYCLNFVDCCQRRLGCRVDRKNLLVEHGGRTVRVRPLPIGIPFDRFVSLAETANKVMLTNQKIVLGVDRLDYTKGLVHRLKAFEMLLEKHPEHREQVTMLQIAVPSRTDVREYQDLKLEMDQLIGRINGRFTTPNWSPIRYIYGCVSQNELAAFYRDAAVALVTPLRDGMNLVAKEFVACQINTPPGVLIVSPFAGAGEMMHEALICNPYEIDEAAEVIHRALTMPEDERTLRMNHLRRRERIYDVNYWMKSFLQVMGSLEERDSVGATTMQPVTMDDFDDYLSKYIGENHKLALLLDYDGTLAPIATHPDLAILPLETKNVLQRLSNMSDVYIAIISGRNVVNVKSMVGIEGITYAGNHGLEILHPDGSKFVHPMPGELEGKVANLMQTLQEQLCRDGAWVENKGALLTFHYRETPMERRPEMIEQAKKIIQDSGFKACSAHCAIEAKPPVEWNKGHASIYILRTAFGLDWSERIRIIYAGDDVTDEDAMRALKGMAATFRVASSHIIRTSAERRLPSTDSVLTMLKWVERHLSRRKPRNSTEIPSRFRRSSAGITMEMSYTPSTNPPTTTLES